The Phormidium sp. PBR-2020 DNA segment GATGTCAGAGGATGCGGCTGTCCCTCACTGCGATCGTTACGCGCTCAGGCTAAAGACCATTGCCCCAACGTCGTTGGTGATACTCAGATGGTTTGCCGGTACAGATGTTCCCCACTCTAGTCTTTTCCCAAACGTCCAATTTAGACGCTGAGCCGGTAGGCTCCGGTTTTTCCTACCCTGTACGGAAGCAGATCGAACCTGCGGAATGGCCGGCAATACTAATGATGTGGCACAACTCGACCGTCATCGCATGACCGATGCCGTTGCAGTTCGGGGATAACTTGACCTTCCCCAACTCAGGTGTTCATTCATGTGAATCTACCGGAGGATCGCCCCACCCCTTTAACCTCCAGAACTCTAAAAAAATTTGAGGAAATTGAATGCCCAAGCAAATTATTATCGCCGAGCAGCATCGAATTGCTGCTGTCTTTTCTGAAGATCAAATCCAGGAGCTGGTCGTTGCCACTGGAACTCATCAGGTGAGCGATGTCTATGTGGGAACCGTCGAGAACGTGATTCCCGGAATTGACGCCGCCTTTGTCAACATTGGAGATCCTGAGCGCAACGGCTTTATGCACGTCACCGACTTAGGACCCCTACGACTCAAACGCTCATCGAGTGCCATCACCGAACTGCTGACCCCTAAACAAAAGGTTCTCGTGCAGGTGATGAAGGAACCCACGGGGAATAAAGGACCTCGTTTGACGGGGAATATCACCCTTCCCGGTCGCTATTTAGTCCTAATGCCCTTTGGTAAAGGCGTACATCTATCTCGACGCATCGTCAGTGAGTCTCAACGTAATACCTTGCGGGCCTTGGCGATTTTGGTGAAACCCGCCGGGATGGGGTTACTGGTGCGCACAGAAGCCGAGGGCGTTGGGGAAGACGCCATCATTGAGGACTTAGAAGTTCTGCAAAAACAATGGGAGGTGATTCTCGAAGAGTACAACACCACTCGGGAACCGACGCTGCTCAACCGGGATGATGATTTTATCCAACGGGTGTTGCGGGATATGTACAACACCGATGTCAACCGGATTGTGGTGGATTCTCCCAATGGCCTAAAACGAGTTAAGCAAAACATCGCCAATTGGAATGATGGCAAGAATCTTTCGGTATCCATTGACCATCACACGGAATCCCAGCCGATTCTGGAGTATTTCCGGGTCAACGCCGCAATTCGTGAAGCCCTGAAACCTCGGGTGGATCTGCCCTCAGGGGGCTATATCATCATTGAACCCACCGAAGCCTTAACGGTGGTGGATGTGAACTCCGGTTCCTTTACCCGCTCCGCTACCTCTCGGGAAACGGTGTTATGGACTAACTGTGAGGCGGCCGTTGAGATTGCCCGACAACTGCGCCTGCGGAACATTGCTGGGGTGATCGTGATTGATTTCATTGACATGGACTCCCGCCACGATAAGTTAAAGGTGTTGGAGCAGTTCAATACGGAGTTGGCCGCTGATAAGGCTCGGCCTCAGATTGCTCAGTTGTCGGAATTGGGCTTAGTGGAGTTAACTCGCAAGCGCCAAGGGCAAAATATTTATGAGTTGTTTAGTGAACCCTGCCCGAGTTGTACGGGGTTGGGACATTTAGCGAAGCTTCCCGGTGAAGAGACGGTACGCACCGTTGAAGTGAGCCGTAGTGCTAGCGTTGACACGAACAAAGGACAAGCATCTCAAAGCACCTCATCACCTCGCAATGGGGATACTCCGTCCCCTCGCCTACGGGATAGTGCCCCCAGATTGCGCGATCGCAGTCCCAGCCGTCTTGACCCCGTCTCGGATACCCTCTCAGAGAGCGAGGGAGAAACGCCAGAAATCGATCTGATTCATCACCCGAGTTACCAAGAAATGGGGGATGGAACCACTCGCCGCCGTCGTCGCCGCCGCTTTACCAGTCCCGATGTCAAGGCTCATGCGGAAGAGACGGCCAAGTCCAACGCCAGCCGCAATGATTCGCCAGAAGAGTCTCGGCGCGATCGCCCCACGGTGGAGCCAGCCAACGACAGCACCCCAGAGCCTGAGGTAGAGGTTGAAGCCGAGGAGGAAAAATCTCGCGGTCGCAGTTCTCGCGAGAGCAAAGCCGAGGACACCCCTGAAGTGATTACGGTGGAGATGACTCCCGAGGAACAGGAAGTCTATGCCATGATGGGGATTTCTCCCTGCGTCAAGTTGGGCAAGTTTCCTAAAAATCCCAAGTCAGCCACCATTCATGTGGTCAGTCCCGGTGAAGACCAGGGCAATCTGGAGGTACGGTCGTTAGATAAAGGCACGCCGGTAAAGTCCTCGTCGCCTACGGAAACGGCTGAGACGACCTCAGATCAGCCATCAACTCAGGGAACCGTGACGGCAACGGTAACCGAGTCCAGTGACACCGCTGAGGCATCTAAGACGGACAGCGAAGACTCTTCCGAGACCAGTTCCTCTGGGCGTAAGGGTCGCACTCGCCGCCGTCGCCGCCGCTCCTCGGCCAGTTCTGACTCGTGACCTTATTTGAGCGAACCCCCCGCCCTCGCTCCTCCTGGGAGCGGGTGGCTGGGGTGGATGAAGTGGGACGCGGGGCCCTATTTGGCCCCGTGGTGGCGGCCGCGGTGTTGTTGACCCCTGACCAAGAGCAAATCCTGCGAGAGATGGGGGTCAAGGACAGTAAGCAACTGCGGCCGAAACAGCGGCAGGCTCTAAGCCAAGAGATTCGGGCGATCGCCCTGGATGTCCAAGTGGCTCAAGCCACGGTGGCTGAGATTGACCAGTTGAATATCCTCAATGCCAGTTTGTTGGCGATGAAACGGGCGATTTTAGCCCTAACGACGGTTCCTGACGGCTGTTTAATTGACGGGAACCGTCCCATTCCTGAATTATCAATACCTCAAGAGACCTTAGTGGGGGGCGATCGCTGTGAGATGGCGATCGCCGCTGCGAGTATTGTGGCCAAAGTCTGGCGCGACGGGGCGATTTTAGACTTGGCCTCAACCTATCCCCACTATGATTTAGCGGCCAACAAAGGCTACGGAACCGCCAAACACCGTCAAGCCTTAGAGAAATTTGGCCTGTCCCCTCACCATCGCCGCTCCTTTGCCCCCTGTCGCAGCGTCCTAGAGGCCTCTAAACGGCAACTTGAACTTTTGACTAATACCGTTCCAAAAGGCGATTGAGGAGTTCTACATTATTCTCAAACACCTGGAGACGAATAAAATTTGGGTCTGTCGGCCGCCAGACCACTTGATAGGTGTAATTGGCGTTGTACCAGCGATAGACACGGCGATCGTTAGTCCCGGCAAACTCCACATCCCGCAGTTGGAGGTAGTCGCGACTGCCTCGGGCCTGACCCCGATAGTAATACTGACCGCGATCCATAAATAGGGAGACATCCCATTGACTATCGCGAAAACTTCCCAGGGGTCGTGCTTGGGCGATCGCCGGCCGTTGGGCGACCACCTCAACAATTCCAGGAACCGCCAATCCCAGAATCCCAGCCAGAGCAAGAGTATCCAGCCTCATGGTTTCACCTCAAGGGTTAAATGATAATCCCACTATAGCCGAGATTTTTCCCAGTCTTTTCGAGAGACTGTAGCAACGGCTACAGTCGAGAGGAACAGTTCCGCCAATGCTAGGAACATAAGAGCATTAAGGTGCAGGAGCACGGTTTGTGAAGCTAGAGACCTACGACCCCACAGGGTATTACGACGAACTATTTGCTGGCAAAGGAGAACCTAGAGCCTCCGCCAAACCGCTCATCGACTGGATCAATACGCTACAGCCAGGAGACTTGCGGCGATCGCAAGAAGCAGCCCAGATTGCCCTGTTCAAACTCGGAGTCACCTTCAACGTCTACAGCGACAACCAAGGCATCGAGAAAGTTTTTCCCTTCGACATTATCCCCCGTATCATCTCCGCCCAAGACTGGAAAGGACTCGAACCGGGCCTGCGACAACGGATTACGGCCCTGAATCTCTTTCTCGATGACATTTACAACGAGCAACGGATTCTCAATGACGGTATCATCCCCCGCCACATCATCGAATCAGCCCCCGGATTCCTCAAACCCTGCATGGGACTCAAACCTCCTGGGGGGGTCTGGTGTCATATTACCGGCACCGATCTCGTGCGCGATCGCGATGGCCAATGGTATGTCCTCGAAGATAACCTA contains these protein-coding regions:
- a CDS encoding Rne/Rng family ribonuclease, with the translated sequence MPKQIIIAEQHRIAAVFSEDQIQELVVATGTHQVSDVYVGTVENVIPGIDAAFVNIGDPERNGFMHVTDLGPLRLKRSSSAITELLTPKQKVLVQVMKEPTGNKGPRLTGNITLPGRYLVLMPFGKGVHLSRRIVSESQRNTLRALAILVKPAGMGLLVRTEAEGVGEDAIIEDLEVLQKQWEVILEEYNTTREPTLLNRDDDFIQRVLRDMYNTDVNRIVVDSPNGLKRVKQNIANWNDGKNLSVSIDHHTESQPILEYFRVNAAIREALKPRVDLPSGGYIIIEPTEALTVVDVNSGSFTRSATSRETVLWTNCEAAVEIARQLRLRNIAGVIVIDFIDMDSRHDKLKVLEQFNTELAADKARPQIAQLSELGLVELTRKRQGQNIYELFSEPCPSCTGLGHLAKLPGEETVRTVEVSRSASVDTNKGQASQSTSSPRNGDTPSPRLRDSAPRLRDRSPSRLDPVSDTLSESEGETPEIDLIHHPSYQEMGDGTTRRRRRRRFTSPDVKAHAEETAKSNASRNDSPEESRRDRPTVEPANDSTPEPEVEVEAEEEKSRGRSSRESKAEDTPEVITVEMTPEEQEVYAMMGISPCVKLGKFPKNPKSATIHVVSPGEDQGNLEVRSLDKGTPVKSSSPTETAETTSDQPSTQGTVTATVTESSDTAEASKTDSEDSSETSSSGRKGRTRRRRRRSSASSDS
- a CDS encoding ribonuclease HII, coding for MTLFERTPRPRSSWERVAGVDEVGRGALFGPVVAAAVLLTPDQEQILREMGVKDSKQLRPKQRQALSQEIRAIALDVQVAQATVAEIDQLNILNASLLAMKRAILALTTVPDGCLIDGNRPIPELSIPQETLVGGDRCEMAIAAASIVAKVWRDGAILDLASTYPHYDLAANKGYGTAKHRQALEKFGLSPHHRRSFAPCRSVLEASKRQLELLTNTVPKGD